The segment GCCCCGACCTTCGAGGCGGCCTCCGAGCAGCATTCCGACGTCGTCTTCGCCAAGGTGAACACCGACGAGGAACAGGGGATCGCCGGGGCGTTCCAGATCCGTTCCATCCCGACGCTGATGATCTTCCGCGAGCAGATCATTGTCTTCTCCCAGCCGGGCGTGCTGTCCGCCGGGCAACTGGACGAGGTGCTGGGCAAGGTGCGCGAGCTGGACATGGACCAGGTGCGTGCCGACGTCGAACGCCAGCAGCAGGAGCAGCAGGCTGGCCAGGCCTGATTACCTTCTGACGCGAAACCTATAGTCCTAAACGAGCGCCCCCATGCTGACGGTCAT is part of the Thioalkalivibrio sp. K90mix genome and harbors:
- the trxA gene encoding thioredoxin gives rise to the protein MAVQELTQDTFESTITGNNIVILDFWAPWCGPCQQFAPTFEAASEQHSDVVFAKVNTDEEQGIAGAFQIRSIPTLMIFREQIIVFSQPGVLSAGQLDEVLGKVRELDMDQVRADVERQQQEQQAGQA